In Devosia sp. XK-2, one DNA window encodes the following:
- a CDS encoding bifunctional rhamnulose-1-phosphate aldolase/short-chain dehydrogenase, with protein MSTAPKRLQNLWDDAKAASMSEPERLVYRSNLLGSDKRVTNYGGGNTSSKIMQKDPLTGEEVEVLWVKGSGGDNASIKLDGFATLYMDKLRALKGLYRGVEFEDEMVGYLPHATFNLNPRASSIDTPLHAYVNRPFVDHMHPDAIIAIAASKNSKELTQKIFGDTIGWLPWKKPGFELGLWLEKFCIENPEAKGVVLESHGLFTWGDTPKECYETTIAIINQAIEWFETEAAGKTIFGGAAKQSLPADERRAIAARLMPKIRGFISEDSHKLGHFDDSDAVLEFVNSNNLRPLAALGTSCPDHFLRTKIRPLVVDFDPASPDVDAVIAGLADQIAAYRVDYQAYYDRCKHDNSPAVRDPNAVVYLIPGVGMITFAKDKATARISGEFYVNAINVMRGASTVSEYQGLPEQEAFDIEYWLLEEAKLQRMPKPKSLAGKIALVTGGAGGIGKATAARLLREGACVVLADIDQTALDAATEELSGVFGKDFVRPVNINVTREEQVISGFAHAVVEFGGLDILVSNAGLASSAPIEETSLELWNKNMDILSTGYFLVSREAFKIFRAQKIGGNVVFVASKNGLAASPNAAAYCTAKAAEIHLARCLALEGAEAQIRVNVVNPDAVLRGSKIWAGEWLEQRASTYKTDKDGLEEMYRQRSMLKRSVFPEDIAEAIYFFASDASAKSTGNIINVDAGNAQSFPR; from the coding sequence ATGTCCACCGCGCCCAAGCGCCTCCAAAACCTGTGGGACGACGCCAAGGCCGCGTCCATGTCCGAGCCGGAGCGTCTCGTCTACCGCTCGAACCTGCTCGGCTCGGACAAGCGCGTTACCAATTATGGTGGCGGCAATACCTCCTCCAAGATCATGCAGAAGGACCCGCTGACCGGCGAAGAGGTCGAGGTTCTATGGGTCAAAGGCTCCGGCGGCGACAATGCCTCGATCAAGCTCGATGGCTTTGCCACGCTCTATATGGACAAGCTGCGCGCGCTGAAGGGGCTCTATCGCGGCGTGGAATTCGAAGACGAAATGGTGGGCTACCTGCCCCATGCCACCTTCAATCTCAATCCGCGCGCATCCTCCATCGACACCCCGCTCCATGCCTATGTGAACCGGCCTTTTGTCGACCACATGCACCCCGATGCGATCATCGCCATTGCCGCTTCAAAGAACAGCAAGGAACTGACCCAGAAGATTTTCGGCGACACCATCGGCTGGCTGCCCTGGAAAAAGCCGGGCTTCGAGCTGGGTCTGTGGCTGGAAAAATTCTGCATCGAGAACCCCGAGGCCAAGGGCGTGGTGCTCGAAAGCCATGGCCTCTTCACCTGGGGCGACACCCCCAAAGAGTGCTACGAAACCACCATTGCCATTATCAATCAGGCCATTGAGTGGTTTGAAACAGAAGCGGCCGGCAAGACGATTTTCGGTGGCGCTGCCAAGCAGTCTCTGCCTGCGGACGAGCGTCGCGCAATTGCCGCCCGGCTGATGCCGAAAATTCGCGGCTTCATCTCCGAAGATAGCCACAAGCTGGGGCATTTCGACGATAGCGATGCCGTGCTCGAATTCGTCAATTCCAACAATTTGCGGCCGCTGGCGGCCCTGGGCACCTCCTGCCCCGACCACTTCCTGCGTACCAAAATCCGCCCGCTGGTCGTGGATTTTGATCCGGCCAGTCCGGATGTCGATGCCGTCATCGCAGGTCTGGCCGACCAGATCGCCGCCTATCGCGTCGACTACCAGGCCTATTACGACCGCTGCAAGCACGACAATTCGCCCGCCGTGCGCGACCCGAATGCCGTGGTCTATCTGATCCCGGGCGTGGGCATGATCACCTTTGCCAAGGACAAGGCCACAGCCCGCATTTCGGGCGAGTTCTATGTCAACGCCATCAACGTGATGCGCGGCGCCTCGACCGTTTCAGAATATCAGGGCCTGCCCGAGCAGGAGGCCTTCGACATCGAATATTGGCTGCTTGAAGAGGCCAAGCTCCAGCGCATGCCCAAGCCCAAATCCCTTGCCGGCAAGATCGCGCTGGTCACCGGTGGCGCGGGAGGCATTGGCAAGGCCACGGCCGCTCGCCTCTTGCGCGAAGGGGCCTGCGTGGTGCTGGCCGATATCGACCAGACCGCGCTCGATGCGGCAACAGAAGAGCTGAGCGGCGTGTTCGGCAAGGACTTTGTCCGGCCGGTGAATATTAATGTCACCCGCGAAGAGCAGGTCATTTCCGGCTTCGCCCATGCCGTGGTTGAGTTCGGTGGCCTCGACATTCTGGTATCGAACGCTGGCCTCGCCTCTTCGGCCCCGATCGAGGAAACCTCGCTCGAGCTCTGGAACAAGAATATGGACATCCTGTCCACGGGCTACTTCCTGGTCAGTCGCGAGGCCTTCAAAATCTTCCGCGCCCAGAAGATCGGCGGCAATGTCGTTTTCGTCGCCTCCAAGAACGGGCTCGCCGCCTCGCCCAATGCCGCGGCCTATTGCACCGCCAAGGCGGCCGAAATCCATCTCGCCCGCTGCCTGGCGCTGGAAGGCGCGGAAGCGCAAATCCGCGTCAATGTCGTCAATCCCGACGCCGTGCTGCGCGGCTCCAAGATCTGGGCTGGCGAATGGCTGGAACAGCGTGCCTCGACCTACAAGACCGATAAGGACGGGCTTGAGGAAATGTATCGCCAGCGCTCGATGCTCAAGCGCTCCGTGTTCCCCGAGGACATTGCCGAAGCCATCTATTTCTTCGCCTCAGACGCCTCGGCCAAGTCCACCGGCAACATCATCAATGTCGATGCGGGCAACGCCCAGTCGTTCCCGCGCTGA
- a CDS encoding DeoR/GlpR family DNA-binding transcription regulator — MHETERHRVILAAAQSHPVVTVAELCEVTGSSEATIRRDIAALDEQGKLRRVRGGAESINPPSQGGLVGRPFSVNETINIAQKRAIARVAAEMCRDGEPIIINGGTTTYQMVHHLTARRMSVFTNSFAIAEFLIHNSRNSVVIPGGTVYREQNVILSPFGGVVASHFYAKRMFIGCQGIGAHGLMEADPMVVQSELALIGQADELIVLADSSKFSGHSSLILCGLGRISAVITDSGIRDDDRQMLETAGVRLIVADTTDQAEANVA, encoded by the coding sequence TTGCACGAAACGGAACGCCACCGCGTCATTCTCGCCGCCGCGCAGTCCCATCCCGTGGTGACTGTGGCGGAGCTTTGCGAAGTGACAGGCTCGTCCGAAGCCACCATTCGCCGCGATATTGCGGCCCTGGACGAGCAGGGCAAGCTGCGCCGCGTACGGGGTGGCGCTGAATCGATCAATCCCCCATCACAGGGTGGACTGGTCGGCAGGCCCTTTTCGGTCAACGAAACGATCAATATCGCGCAGAAACGCGCAATTGCCCGGGTGGCGGCAGAAATGTGCCGCGATGGCGAGCCGATCATCATCAATGGCGGCACCACCACCTATCAGATGGTGCACCACCTGACGGCGCGGCGCATGAGCGTCTTCACCAACAGCTTCGCCATCGCCGAATTCCTCATTCACAATTCGCGCAATTCCGTCGTCATTCCCGGCGGCACGGTCTATCGCGAGCAAAACGTCATCCTCTCGCCTTTTGGCGGCGTGGTGGCGAGCCATTTCTACGCCAAGCGCATGTTCATCGGCTGCCAGGGCATCGGCGCCCATGGCCTGATGGAAGCCGACCCTATGGTCGTGCAGTCCGAACTGGCGCTGATCGGGCAGGCCGACGAGCTGATCGTGCTGGCCGATTCCTCGAAATTTTCGGGACATTCGAGCCTCATTCTGTGCGGGCTCGGCCGAATTTCCGCTGTCATTACCGATAGCGGCATCCGCGATGATGACCGTCAGATGCTGGAAACAGCAGGGGTCAGGCTCATCGTGGCGGACACTACGGATCAGGCCGAAGCAAACGTGGCCTGA
- the rhaS gene encoding rhamnose ABC transporter substrate-binding protein, translating to MKLWKLLAATAAAAVLIATPAMAETRIALVVKSLGNGFFDAANKGAQEAAAELGDVEVIYTGPTSATAEAQIEVVNSLIAQQVDAIAISANDPDALVPVLQRAMQRGIKVVSFDSGVAPEGRQIHLNPSDIDLIGETIIKLAADYLPEGGDVAILSAASTATNQNAWIEAAKAAIPEKFPDINLVATVYGDDDSVKSTEEARGLIAAYPDLKAIIAPTTVGVVAAAQVVTDQDLIGKINVTGLALPSEFKQFIDNGASQAVALWNPIDLGYSAVYLANALVEGEEAAPGATFSIGKVGEVTLDDTNSAAMAAPFQFDASNIEEFSKIY from the coding sequence ATGAAACTCTGGAAATTGCTGGCTGCCACCGCAGCCGCCGCCGTGTTGATAGCGACACCGGCCATGGCCGAAACCCGCATTGCGCTGGTGGTAAAGTCGCTCGGCAACGGCTTCTTCGATGCTGCCAACAAGGGCGCGCAGGAAGCTGCCGCCGAATTGGGTGACGTTGAGGTTATCTATACCGGCCCGACCTCGGCAACGGCCGAAGCCCAGATTGAAGTGGTCAATTCGCTCATTGCCCAGCAGGTCGACGCCATTGCCATTTCGGCCAACGACCCGGACGCGCTGGTGCCGGTGCTCCAGCGCGCCATGCAGCGCGGCATCAAGGTGGTGAGCTTCGACTCCGGCGTTGCCCCCGAAGGCCGCCAGATCCACCTCAACCCCTCCGATATCGACCTGATCGGCGAAACCATCATCAAGCTGGCCGCCGATTACCTGCCCGAGGGTGGCGATGTGGCGATCCTGTCGGCTGCCTCCACTGCGACCAATCAGAATGCCTGGATCGAAGCCGCCAAGGCCGCCATTCCCGAGAAGTTCCCCGATATCAATCTGGTCGCCACCGTTTATGGCGATGATGACTCGGTGAAGTCGACCGAAGAGGCTCGCGGCCTGATCGCTGCCTATCCTGACCTGAAGGCCATCATTGCGCCGACCACGGTCGGCGTCGTGGCTGCGGCCCAGGTGGTGACCGACCAGGACCTGATCGGCAAGATCAATGTCACTGGTCTCGCTCTGCCAAGCGAATTCAAGCAGTTCATCGACAATGGTGCTTCGCAGGCCGTGGCCCTGTGGAACCCGATCGACCTGGGTTATTCGGCAGTCTATCTGGCCAATGCCCTGGTTGAAGGCGAAGAAGCCGCTCCCGGCGCAACCTTCTCCATCGGCAAGGTTGGTGAAGTGACGCTGGACGACACCAACTCTGCCGCCATGGCTGCACCCTTCCAGTTCGACGCTTCAAACATCGAAGAGTTCTCCAAGATCTACTGA
- a CDS encoding sugar ABC transporter ATP-binding protein: MTDPILTLSGISKSFPGVRALHDVSLELYAGQVTALIGENGAGKSTLVKTMTGIYQPDAGEIRVNGQLVSLPTAHSASHAGITAIHQETVLFDELSVAENIYLGHAPKNRFGMIDWKTMRHEAQLTLDSMAAGIDASMPLKELGIAKKHLVAVARALSVDAQVVIMDEPTAALSQKEIEELYVLVELLKKDGKAILFISHKFDEIYRIADRYTVFRDGEQVGKGFIKDTPQSEIVRMMVGRAVEQIFPAREAVIGETVLEVSGLSHPTEFDQVSFSVRKGEILGFYGLVGAGRSEVMQAVFGMTRPSRGSIVLDGKTIAPRSPADAVEAGIVYVPEERGKQGVITGEPIFKNVSLPSLTKTSKSGFLRMTEEFRLARTYTERLDLRASSLSQNVSTLSGGNQQKVVIAKWLATLPKVIILDEPTKGIDIGSKAAVHEFMGELVAQGLSVIMVSSELPEVLGMSDCVVVMREGLVVDTLENKNLQPETLVRLAAGIIEVEAA, translated from the coding sequence ATGACCGACCCCATCCTGACCCTTTCGGGCATATCGAAAAGCTTTCCCGGTGTGCGGGCGCTGCATGATGTGTCGCTTGAGCTCTATGCCGGGCAGGTGACCGCTCTGATCGGGGAGAACGGCGCAGGAAAGTCGACGCTGGTGAAAACCATGACCGGCATCTATCAGCCGGACGCCGGGGAAATCAGGGTCAATGGTCAGCTTGTATCGCTGCCCACAGCGCATTCCGCTTCCCATGCCGGCATAACCGCCATCCATCAGGAAACCGTGCTGTTCGATGAGCTGAGCGTCGCCGAGAATATCTATCTTGGCCATGCGCCGAAAAACCGCTTCGGCATGATCGACTGGAAGACGATGCGCCATGAGGCGCAATTGACGCTCGATTCCATGGCGGCGGGCATTGACGCGTCCATGCCGCTCAAGGAATTGGGCATCGCCAAAAAGCATCTGGTGGCTGTCGCGCGGGCGCTGAGCGTCGATGCGCAGGTCGTCATCATGGATGAACCGACCGCGGCGCTCAGCCAGAAGGAAATCGAGGAGCTTTATGTGCTGGTCGAGCTCCTGAAAAAGGATGGAAAAGCCATTCTTTTCATCTCGCACAAATTCGACGAGATCTATCGCATTGCCGACCGCTACACCGTGTTTCGCGATGGCGAACAGGTGGGCAAGGGCTTCATCAAGGACACGCCGCAATCCGAGATTGTCCGCATGATGGTCGGGCGCGCGGTTGAGCAGATTTTCCCGGCGCGCGAGGCCGTCATTGGCGAGACGGTGCTTGAGGTGTCCGGGCTCAGCCACCCAACCGAATTCGACCAGGTGTCGTTCTCGGTGCGCAAGGGCGAGATCCTTGGATTTTACGGTCTGGTCGGGGCCGGTCGCTCGGAAGTGATGCAGGCCGTGTTCGGCATGACGAGGCCCTCGAGGGGCTCAATCGTCTTGGACGGCAAGACCATTGCCCCGCGCTCTCCCGCCGATGCGGTGGAGGCCGGCATTGTCTATGTCCCCGAAGAGCGCGGCAAGCAGGGCGTGATTACCGGCGAGCCCATATTCAAGAATGTCTCGCTGCCCAGCCTCACCAAGACCAGCAAATCCGGTTTTCTGCGCATGACCGAGGAATTCAGGCTGGCGCGCACCTATACCGAGCGGCTCGACCTGCGTGCCTCTTCGCTCAGCCAGAATGTCTCGACCCTGTCGGGCGGCAATCAGCAGAAGGTGGTGATCGCCAAATGGCTGGCGACCCTGCCCAAGGTTATCATTCTCGATGAACCGACCAAGGGCATTGATATTGGCTCGAAAGCCGCCGTCCATGAATTCATGGGGGAACTGGTGGCGCAGGGGCTGAGCGTGATCATGGTTTCTTCCGAATTGCCCGAAGTGCTGGGCATGAGCGACTGCGTGGTGGTCATGCGCGAGGGGCTAGTTGTGGACACGCTTGAAAACAAGAACCTGCAGCCCGAAACGCTGGTGCGCCTAGCTGCCGGAATTATCGAGGTAGAGGCGGCATGA
- a CDS encoding ABC transporter permease: protein MNRLLKSRELWLALAILAVIALVTWRFPRFAQPSNLLTIFNDTSILMMLALGQMAVILTRSIDLSVASNLALTGMLVALTNAAFPFIPVPLLIAGCVVVGAGLGAFNGLLVWKLNIPPIVVTLGTLTIFRGLAFVASGGTWVNAAQMSQDFIQLQRGTLLGLPVLSWFAIVVAALVYLLMTRTPWGRAFYAIGVNPVAAVYTGINVGRTKFLAFVLSGALSGLAGYLYVSKYVIASTESAGGYELTVVAACVIGGVSIAGGIGTVGGAILGALFLGVVNNALPVIGVSPFWQMAISGLAILLAVVLNATSERSKGRIILKKAEVAA from the coding sequence ATGAACCGGCTTCTGAAATCCCGCGAACTCTGGCTGGCGCTGGCCATTCTCGCCGTGATTGCGCTGGTGACCTGGCGCTTCCCGCGCTTTGCCCAGCCCAGCAATCTGCTGACGATTTTCAACGACACGTCGATCCTGATGATGCTGGCGCTCGGCCAGATGGCGGTGATCCTCACGCGGTCCATCGATCTCTCGGTCGCCTCCAATCTGGCCCTGACCGGCATGCTGGTGGCGCTGACCAATGCGGCCTTTCCGTTCATTCCAGTGCCGCTGCTGATCGCGGGCTGTGTCGTGGTCGGAGCGGGTCTGGGCGCTTTTAATGGTCTTCTGGTCTGGAAGCTCAATATTCCGCCCATCGTGGTGACGCTGGGCACGCTGACCATTTTCCGGGGCCTTGCCTTCGTGGCTTCTGGCGGCACCTGGGTGAATGCGGCGCAGATGAGCCAGGATTTCATCCAGCTGCAGCGTGGCACCTTGCTGGGCCTGCCGGTCTTGAGCTGGTTCGCCATTGTCGTGGCGGCGCTGGTCTATCTCCTGATGACCCGCACGCCATGGGGGCGGGCCTTCTACGCCATCGGCGTCAACCCGGTCGCGGCGGTCTATACCGGCATCAATGTGGGACGCACCAAGTTCCTGGCCTTCGTGTTGTCGGGTGCTTTGTCGGGGCTCGCTGGCTATCTCTATGTGTCCAAATATGTGATCGCCTCGACAGAGAGCGCGGGGGGCTATGAACTGACCGTTGTCGCAGCCTGCGTGATCGGTGGCGTGTCGATTGCCGGCGGGATCGGCACTGTCGGTGGCGCCATTCTGGGCGCGCTGTTCCTCGGCGTGGTCAATAATGCCCTGCCGGTCATCGGCGTTTCGCCCTTCTGGCAGATGGCCATTTCGGGCCTCGCTATTCTGCTCGCTGTGGTGCTCAACGCCACCAGCGAACGCAGCAAGGGGCGTATCATTCTCAAAAAGGCCGAGGTGGCCGCATGA
- a CDS encoding ABC transporter permease translates to MTDMTATGRRLPDRLDNPIKSAVMSWESLLVLVALGIFIANSFASPYFLNEWSLSDLTFNFTEKGLIALAMALVIITGEIDLSVASIIALASTLMGLALQYGADTPTLVAVGVGVGVLCGAFNGFLVTGLKLPSIVVTIGTMSLFRGIAFIILGDQSFKGYPKDFSWFGQGYVVWVISFELVLFLVAAMVFYVLLHHTNFGRRVFAIGNNATAARFSGVRVDRIKFVLFCLTGLMSGIAAVLLTARLGSTRPSIAEGFELDVVTMVVLGGVSILGGAGSIIGVVLAALIIGLVTFGLGLLNVPGIVMTIFTGTLLIVVIALPILWKMFKERRA, encoded by the coding sequence ATGACCGACATGACTGCAACCGGCCGGCGCTTGCCTGATCGGCTCGACAATCCGATCAAATCCGCCGTGATGAGTTGGGAGAGCCTGCTGGTTCTGGTGGCGCTGGGCATTTTCATCGCCAACAGCTTTGCCTCTCCCTACTTCCTCAATGAATGGAGCCTTTCTGACCTCACCTTCAATTTCACCGAGAAGGGCCTGATTGCCCTGGCCATGGCGCTGGTGATCATAACCGGTGAGATCGATCTGTCCGTCGCCTCCATCATTGCTCTGGCTTCAACGCTGATGGGGCTGGCCCTGCAATATGGTGCCGATACGCCAACATTGGTCGCTGTGGGCGTGGGTGTCGGGGTGCTGTGTGGCGCCTTCAACGGCTTTCTCGTGACCGGGCTGAAACTGCCCTCGATTGTGGTCACCATCGGCACGATGAGCCTCTTTCGGGGTATCGCCTTCATCATTCTGGGCGACCAGAGCTTCAAGGGCTATCCGAAAGACTTTTCCTGGTTCGGCCAGGGCTATGTAGTGTGGGTCATTTCGTTCGAGCTGGTGCTGTTCCTTGTCGCGGCCATGGTTTTCTACGTGCTGCTGCACCACACCAATTTTGGTCGCCGGGTCTTCGCCATCGGCAACAACGCGACCGCCGCCCGCTTTTCGGGGGTGCGCGTCGACCGCATAAAATTCGTCCTCTTTTGCCTGACCGGCCTGATGAGTGGCATTGCCGCGGTGCTGCTAACGGCACGGCTTGGCTCCACGCGGCCTTCAATCGCCGAAGGCTTCGAGCTTGATGTGGTGACCATGGTGGTGCTGGGTGGCGTCTCGATCTTGGGCGGGGCCGGGTCGATCATCGGCGTCGTGCTGGCAGCGCTGATCATTGGGCTGGTGACCTTCGGCCTCGGCCTGCTCAATGTGCCCGGCATCGTCATGACCATCTTTACCGGAACGCTGCTGATCGTGGTGATCGCACTGCCAATCCTCTGGAAGATGTTCAAGGAACGTCGCGCATGA
- the rhaM gene encoding L-rhamnose mutarotase, with the protein MILENGYEKHAFKMHLNPGMAAEYKRRHDEIFPELVDLLHEAGVKDYSIHLDEETNTLFGVLWRRVDHTMADLPNTEVMQRWWAHMADIMATNDKNEPISTDLTPVFWMK; encoded by the coding sequence ATGATCCTCGAAAATGGTTATGAGAAGCACGCCTTCAAGATGCATCTCAATCCCGGAATGGCCGCCGAATACAAAAGGCGCCACGACGAGATTTTTCCTGAACTGGTGGACCTGCTGCACGAGGCGGGCGTGAAGGACTATTCCATCCACCTTGACGAAGAGACCAATACGCTTTTCGGCGTCCTCTGGCGGCGAGTGGACCACACCATGGCCGACCTGCCGAATACCGAAGTGATGCAGCGCTGGTGGGCCCATATGGCCGACATCATGGCCACCAATGACAAGAACGAGCCCATCTCGACCGATTTAACGCCAGTCTTCTGGATGAAGTGA
- a CDS encoding outer membrane protein, protein MHKFSKILTAIIATAACSSAAHAADLIQDFPPLYDIPSQAMDWNGFYAGVFAGYGAGRPTSDVTPINVEGALLGGTIGANAQYGSFVLGVEGDLAWSNVKGSATCVGNPTFDCSGKLDWLSSGKLRGGVALDNLLLFGTAGIAAGGITASVDPIPGGASGSFSSTVWGWTLGAGAEYAVSENVSVKAEYSYYDFATVTAPVNTLTTVGTTNIDAHAHVAKLGVNYRF, encoded by the coding sequence ATGCATAAATTCAGCAAGATACTCACGGCAATAATTGCCACCGCAGCCTGTTCCTCGGCGGCCCACGCCGCCGACCTCATTCAGGATTTTCCGCCCCTCTATGACATCCCCAGCCAGGCCATGGACTGGAACGGCTTTTATGCCGGCGTGTTCGCCGGATATGGCGCAGGGCGTCCCACCAGCGACGTGACACCGATCAATGTCGAGGGCGCGCTCCTGGGTGGCACGATCGGCGCCAATGCGCAGTATGGCTCCTTCGTCCTCGGCGTTGAAGGCGACCTGGCCTGGAGCAACGTCAAGGGTAGCGCGACCTGTGTCGGCAACCCGACTTTCGATTGCAGTGGCAAGCTGGACTGGCTGAGCTCCGGCAAGCTGCGCGGCGGCGTGGCCCTGGACAATCTGCTTTTGTTCGGCACTGCCGGTATTGCGGCCGGCGGCATCACCGCCTCGGTCGATCCGATCCCCGGTGGCGCAAGCGGCAGCTTCTCCTCCACCGTCTGGGGCTGGACCCTTGGCGCCGGCGCCGAATATGCCGTCAGCGAGAATGTCAGCGTCAAGGCCGAATATAGCTATTACGACTTCGCCACGGTCACCGCACCGGTCAACACGCTCACCACTGTTGGTACCACAAATATCGACGCGCACGCCCATGTCGCCAAGCTGGGCGTCAATTACCGGTTCTGA
- the cysG gene encoding siroheme synthase CysG produces the protein MQTVSSPKPQNNPGRITPLAVLPVFFDLRGKRVVVIGGGEPAAWKIELLAAAGAQVDVFAEAVCEELRSLLQHRTPHPALRADLSPEGRGEEASCKPQPSGSIVPSPLRGEGLGEGSVILHPRLWTPADLENAALAIADIEDDAETQAFAAAAKVAAVPYNVIDRPEFCQFQFGAIVNRSPVVVGISTAGAAPILGQAVRRRIETLLPQTLTLWAQLAAKLRETVMGKLSAGPQRRTFWERLAENAFGNRAPEAMDEDVTFAAQPAGGRVTLVGAGPGDADLLTIKAVRALQSADVILFDDLVSSEVLELARREAKRMLVGKRAQRESCDQRDINQMMLTLARQGKHVVRLKSGDPMIFGRAGEEIEMLESHGIAVSVVPGISAGLALASRLGVSLTHRDHAQSVRFVTGHSRKGALPTTLNWAALADPATTSVYYMSRRTLPGIVEELSAKGMSLSTPAIIAGSLGRPEEQIWRGTIGDAIAAVEDFPLSAPTIFAVGDALQHRALQRHLSPEPCEMSVSSAANM, from the coding sequence ATGCAAACCGTTTCGTCGCCGAAGCCGCAGAATAATCCGGGCCGCATAACGCCCCTGGCGGTCCTCCCGGTCTTTTTCGATCTGCGCGGTAAACGCGTCGTCGTCATCGGCGGCGGTGAGCCGGCCGCCTGGAAGATTGAGCTTTTGGCCGCCGCCGGAGCGCAAGTGGATGTGTTTGCCGAGGCGGTTTGTGAGGAACTCCGCAGTCTTTTGCAGCATCGCACCCCTCACCCGGCCCTTCGGGCCGACCTCTCCCCAGAGGGGCGAGGTGAGGAGGCATCCTGCAAGCCGCAGCCCAGCGGCTCCATCGTCCCCTCGCCCCTCCGGGGAGAGGGTCTGGGTGAGGGGTCTGTCATCCTCCACCCCCGCCTCTGGACGCCCGCCGACCTCGAAAACGCCGCCCTCGCCATTGCCGATATCGAGGACGACGCCGAGACCCAGGCTTTTGCCGCTGCCGCCAAGGTGGCCGCCGTCCCCTATAATGTCATCGACCGCCCGGAATTCTGCCAATTCCAATTCGGCGCCATCGTCAATCGTTCGCCCGTTGTGGTGGGCATTTCCACCGCCGGCGCCGCTCCCATTCTCGGTCAAGCCGTGCGGCGGCGTATCGAAACACTGTTGCCGCAGACGCTGACGCTATGGGCCCAATTGGCTGCAAAACTCCGCGAAACGGTCATGGGCAAGCTCAGCGCCGGACCGCAGCGCCGGACCTTCTGGGAACGATTGGCTGAAAACGCCTTCGGCAATCGGGCGCCCGAGGCCATGGACGAAGACGTCACCTTTGCCGCCCAGCCGGCCGGTGGTCGCGTCACGCTGGTTGGCGCCGGGCCGGGCGATGCCGATCTTCTGACCATCAAGGCCGTGCGGGCCCTGCAGTCGGCCGATGTCATTCTCTTTGACGATCTGGTGTCATCCGAGGTTCTGGAACTGGCCCGCCGTGAAGCCAAGCGCATGCTGGTGGGCAAAAGAGCCCAGCGCGAAAGTTGCGACCAGCGCGACATCAACCAGATGATGCTGACCCTGGCGCGCCAGGGCAAGCATGTGGTTCGGCTCAAATCGGGCGACCCGATGATCTTTGGCCGCGCTGGCGAAGAAATCGAGATGCTGGAAAGCCATGGCATTGCTGTTTCGGTGGTGCCGGGCATTTCGGCCGGCCTAGCCTTGGCCAGCCGTCTTGGTGTGTCACTCACCCATCGCGATCACGCCCAGTCTGTGCGTTTCGTCACCGGTCACTCGCGCAAAGGCGCACTACCGACCACCCTCAACTGGGCCGCGCTGGCCGATCCGGCCACCACCTCGGTCTATTACATGTCCCGCCGCACCTTGCCCGGCATCGTCGAAGAACTTTCTGCCAAAGGCATGAGCCTTTCAACGCCCGCCATCATCGCTGGAAGCCTGGGGCGTCCGGAAGAGCAAATCTGGCGGGGCACGATCGGCGACGCCATTGCAGCCGTCGAGGATTTTCCACTATCCGCGCCGACCATCTTTGCGGTGGGCGACGCGCTTCAGCACCGGGCTCTGCAGCGCCACCTGTCGCCTGAACCCTGTGAAATGTCCGTAAGCTCTGCAGCGAATATGTGA